A region of Epinephelus fuscoguttatus linkage group LG1, E.fuscoguttatus.final_Chr_v1 DNA encodes the following proteins:
- the LOC125894933 gene encoding CD276 antigen-like isoform X2 has translation MKLQLDLLCFCLLCFTGKTLCDEKGPAAIKVLVSEGSDVTLPCSLSTKENIEQKLFVWMKDDGMMGVFMYDEGLHYNNGGSGQDEQFKGRVFHFQDELKHGNASIIIRNTKMADSGDYTCFFPLLQTPQIFHIDLVVVSSPKPSVTVLNVKLDWMQLQCVVRGASPKSKVEWKDSDGNILPAEETQVTDRGGSYDIILQTSVTKTDRYHCVVTQEEINHQIHTEIPVYIIDETWSNGNVACLVAGVILVLLWGCYSLFLCHHRCRGSEGSETAEREEEQQPLNTGAHDSQATAPPDSML, from the exons ATGAAGCTTCAGCTGGACCTGCTGTGTTTTTGCCTGCTGTGTTTCACTGGAAAAACTCTTTGTGATGAAAAAG GACCAGCGGCCATCAAAGTGTTGGTGTCAGAAGGGAGTGATGTCACATTACCCTGTTCCCTCAGCACCAAGGAGAACATCGAGCAGAAACTCTTTGTCTGGATGAAAGATGATGGTATGATGGGGGTGTTCATGTATGATGAAGGCCTCCATTACAACAATGGTGGTTCAGGTCAAGATGAGCAGTTCAAAGGTCGAGTCTTTCATTTCCAAGATGAGCTGAAACACGGCAACGCCTCCATCATCATCAGAAATACAAAGATGGCTGACAGTGGAGACTACACCTGCTTTTTTCCACTTCTTCAGACGCCTCAAATATTCCACATTGATCTTGTTGTTG TTTCATCTCCAAAGCCATCTGTCACAGTCCTCAATGTCAAACTTGATTGGAtgcagctgcagtgtgttgTTCGAGGTGCTTCTCCAAAATCTAAAGTAGAGTGGAAGGACAGTGATGGAAACATCCTTCCTGCTGAGGAGACACAGGTCACAGACAGAGGAGGCAGCTATGACATCATCCTCCAAACTTCTGTGACCAAGACCGACCGCTATCACTGTGTGGTCACACAGGAGGAAATCAACCATCAGATTCATACAGAGATACCTGTGTATATCATTG ACGAAACCTGGAGCAATGGTAATGTTGCATGCCTTGTTGCTGGAGTAATTTTAGTCCTTCTTTGGGGTtgttacagtttgtttttgtgccaTCACAGGTGTAGAG GGTCAGAGGGTTCAgagactgcagagagagaggaggagcagcagccaCTGAATACGGGTGCACATGACTCACAGGCAACAGCACCCCCCGATTCAATGTtgtag
- the LOC125894933 gene encoding CD276 antigen-like isoform X1 — protein sequence MKLQLDLLCFCLLCFTGKTLCDEKGPAAIKVLVSEGSDVTLPCSLSTKENIEQKLFVWMKDDGMMGVFMYDEGLHYNNGGSGQDEQFKGRVFHFQDELKHGNASIIIRNTKMADSGDYTCFFPLLQTPQIFHIDLVVVSSPKPSVTVLNVKLDWMQLQCVVRGASPKSKVEWKDSDGNILPAEETQVTDRGGSYDIILQTSVTKTDRYHCVVTQEEINHQIHTEIPVYIIDETWSNGNVACLVAGVILVLLWGCYSLFLCHHRCRERQQQKFEHLMNSNVQHIAGCGTRTQTEPEGLQSCSGSEGSETAEREEEQQPLNTGAHDSQATAPPDSML from the exons ATGAAGCTTCAGCTGGACCTGCTGTGTTTTTGCCTGCTGTGTTTCACTGGAAAAACTCTTTGTGATGAAAAAG GACCAGCGGCCATCAAAGTGTTGGTGTCAGAAGGGAGTGATGTCACATTACCCTGTTCCCTCAGCACCAAGGAGAACATCGAGCAGAAACTCTTTGTCTGGATGAAAGATGATGGTATGATGGGGGTGTTCATGTATGATGAAGGCCTCCATTACAACAATGGTGGTTCAGGTCAAGATGAGCAGTTCAAAGGTCGAGTCTTTCATTTCCAAGATGAGCTGAAACACGGCAACGCCTCCATCATCATCAGAAATACAAAGATGGCTGACAGTGGAGACTACACCTGCTTTTTTCCACTTCTTCAGACGCCTCAAATATTCCACATTGATCTTGTTGTTG TTTCATCTCCAAAGCCATCTGTCACAGTCCTCAATGTCAAACTTGATTGGAtgcagctgcagtgtgttgTTCGAGGTGCTTCTCCAAAATCTAAAGTAGAGTGGAAGGACAGTGATGGAAACATCCTTCCTGCTGAGGAGACACAGGTCACAGACAGAGGAGGCAGCTATGACATCATCCTCCAAACTTCTGTGACCAAGACCGACCGCTATCACTGTGTGGTCACACAGGAGGAAATCAACCATCAGATTCATACAGAGATACCTGTGTATATCATTG ACGAAACCTGGAGCAATGGTAATGTTGCATGCCTTGTTGCTGGAGTAATTTTAGTCCTTCTTTGGGGTtgttacagtttgtttttgtgccaTCACAGGTGTAGAG AGAGACAGCAACAGAAATTTGAACATCTGATGAACAGTAATGTTCAGCACATTGCTGGCTGTGGTACGAGGACTCAGACTGAACCTGAGGGTCTTCAGTCATGTTCTG GGTCAGAGGGTTCAgagactgcagagagagaggaggagcagcagccaCTGAATACGGGTGCACATGACTCACAGGCAACAGCACCCCCCGATTCAATGTtgtag
- the LOC125894923 gene encoding CD276 antigen-like isoform X1, whose product MKLQLDLLCFCLLCFTGKTLCDEKGPAAIKVLVSEGSDVTLPCSLSTKENIEQKLFVWRKHDGMMGVFMYDKGLHHNNGGSGQDEQFKGRVFHFQDELKHGNASIIIRNTKMADSGDYTCVFPFVQRREKSHVMLVVVSSPKPSVTVLDATDDGVQLQCEVHGASPKPEVEWKDSDGNILPAEETQVTDRGGSYDIILQTTVTKTDCYHCVVTQEEINHQIHTEIPVYIIGNSWRNIVTCLVVAATLAFFGLVVVWLFRWYHRPNKRIDRVRQQQKVEHLMNNNVQHIAGCGTRTQTEPEDLQSCSGSEGSETAEREEEQQPLNTGAHDSQAAAPPDSTS is encoded by the exons ATGAAGCTTCAGCTGGACCTGCTGTGTTTTTGCCTGCTGTGTTTCACTGGAAAAACTCTTTGTGATGAAAAAG GACCAGCGGCCATCAAAGTGTTGGTGTCAGAAGGGAGTGATGTCACATTACCCTGTTCCCTCAGCACCAAGGAGAACATCGAGCAGAAACTCTTTGTCTGGAGGAAACATGATGGTATGATGGGGGTGTTCATGTATGATAAAGGCCTCCATCACAACAACGGTGGTTCAGGTCAAGATGAGCAGTTCAAAGGTCGAGTCTTTCATTTCCAAGATGAGCTGAAACACGGCAACGCCTCCATCATCATCAGAAATACAAAGATGGCTGACAGTGGAGActacacctgtgtttttccatttGTGCAGAGAAGAGAAAAATCCCATGTAATGCTTGTCGTTG TTTCATCTCCAAAGCCATCTGTCACAGTCCTTGATGCCACAGATGATGGAGTGCAGCTGCAGTGTGAGGTTCATGGTGCTTCTCCAAAACCTGAAGTAGAGTGGAAGGACAGTGATGGAAACATCCTTCCTGCTGAGGAGACACAGGTCACAGACAGAGGAGGCAGCTATGACATCATCCTCCAAACTACTGTGACCAAGACGGACTGCTATCACTGTGTGGTCACACAGGAGGAAATCAACCATCAGATTCATACAGAGATACCTGTGTATATCATTG GCAACAGCTGGAGGAATATTGTTACATGTCTTGTTGTTGCTGCAACTTTAgccttttttgggcttgttgTAGTTTGGTTGTTTAGGTGGTATCACAGGCCCAACAAAAGGATTGATAGAG TgagacagcaacagaaagttgaACATCTGATGAACAATAATGTTCAGCACATTGCTGGCTGTGGTACGAGGACTCAGACTGAACCTGAGGATCTTCAATCATGTTCTG GGTCAGAGGGTTCAgagactgcagagagagaggaggagcagcagccaCTGAATACGGGTGCACATGACTCACAGGCAGCAGCACCCCCCGATTCGACGTCGTAG
- the LOC125894923 gene encoding CD276 antigen-like isoform X2, with amino-acid sequence MKLQLDLLCFCLLCFTGKTLCDEKGPAAIKVLVSEGSDVTLPCSLSTKENIEQKLFVWRKHDGMMGVFMYDKGLHHNNGGSGQDEQFKGRVFHFQDELKHGNASIIIRNTKMADSGDYTCVFPFVQRREKSHVMLVVVSSPKPSVTVLDATDDGVQLQCEVHGASPKPEVEWKDSDGNILPAEETQVTDRGGSYDIILQTTVTKTDCYHCVVTQEEINHQIHTEIPVYIIGNSWRNIVTCLVVAATLAFFGLVVVWLFRWYHRPNKRIDRDANDISY; translated from the exons ATGAAGCTTCAGCTGGACCTGCTGTGTTTTTGCCTGCTGTGTTTCACTGGAAAAACTCTTTGTGATGAAAAAG GACCAGCGGCCATCAAAGTGTTGGTGTCAGAAGGGAGTGATGTCACATTACCCTGTTCCCTCAGCACCAAGGAGAACATCGAGCAGAAACTCTTTGTCTGGAGGAAACATGATGGTATGATGGGGGTGTTCATGTATGATAAAGGCCTCCATCACAACAACGGTGGTTCAGGTCAAGATGAGCAGTTCAAAGGTCGAGTCTTTCATTTCCAAGATGAGCTGAAACACGGCAACGCCTCCATCATCATCAGAAATACAAAGATGGCTGACAGTGGAGActacacctgtgtttttccatttGTGCAGAGAAGAGAAAAATCCCATGTAATGCTTGTCGTTG TTTCATCTCCAAAGCCATCTGTCACAGTCCTTGATGCCACAGATGATGGAGTGCAGCTGCAGTGTGAGGTTCATGGTGCTTCTCCAAAACCTGAAGTAGAGTGGAAGGACAGTGATGGAAACATCCTTCCTGCTGAGGAGACACAGGTCACAGACAGAGGAGGCAGCTATGACATCATCCTCCAAACTACTGTGACCAAGACGGACTGCTATCACTGTGTGGTCACACAGGAGGAAATCAACCATCAGATTCATACAGAGATACCTGTGTATATCATTG GCAACAGCTGGAGGAATATTGTTACATGTCTTGTTGTTGCTGCAACTTTAgccttttttgggcttgttgTAGTTTGGTTGTTTAGGTGGTATCACAGGCCCAACAAAAGGATTGATAGAG ATGCAAATGACATTTCCTATTAA